The following coding sequences are from one Anopheles bellator chromosome X, idAnoBellAS_SP24_06.2, whole genome shotgun sequence window:
- the LOC131213439 gene encoding uncharacterized protein LOC131213439, with the protein MVLVVLRVATLALLMLRDSRAARGIYVNNKKLDPFEVDHIGLASIAPGVTSPSQPPAYVTKSDLLRKDNFTSPQHYYQYLVSERPSSYIDLWWGHKNKTHVTSPVSMAALLPVQDALFSTQNKRNKTDSVYEGNYQSAPLQSTDLAPSTAPPVHKVKRPVRTKKRPSKTRPGSVLTQPELTPEMMAFLSRYYLLSCTLVPKPASAVQPTPTVAAPSIQTTTRKTKIRHLTTRPSTTTTTTTVKPAIGDFKKRKKPSYVYVNPPVIKRLGGVLESVYTFMENALTSTEAVSKETRGGDTVELNVGSAKVKRNAAVPEERAGSTEQISLAGAITSETPSWSTVLSPGTLADSKRFTVPDRVTISGLPGAVSTDGGKNTMTTNIQVTSEYTAATPPTVPFRKPDPDDDDDESSEEESEEDYFGELTGFQDQEDGDDDEDDEDEDDDESDETEAGQPSSNDKDYGNDTENHSQTSRPVRRKPTKKRHRKKRPASSGSYEDLEYGDDDEATSSDEDDDYSDEYYSNTDDDYDDDDEDDVGDGNGAGFFTGMFSTFGRFVSSLGFGGSAVGAPDDYGDSEEDRAHSTTPRILAVTRKRPTRSTSGEPVAPVDSRNGTATVPSTPSSSSWLSMPLVYNPWSPDLDDTPSPDDLAPSEPTTITNTTPGSWFELMMPWDFFNPWLPDVTENDVSEESVLPPAMPSPSPVAPSASWFSQLLGGAAISAKPPKPATGIPTQLPSSSYSVRPTRKVSYAGHQLWRVFVETAEHRQYLDDFRRSTDGRRLQWWLGPTLHGPTDVLVPPESLQTFREYLLAEGIQFRPTIQDLGRAIAHEKSRVTRREQMEHRLRQGHSLTWYRYHRYADIVQFLDYLQQQHPQRVQLLHVGRSYEGRPLTVVRVSSSISHVQGVERRRKRRKPQKKRPAIFIEAGAHGREWLGPAVATWFLNHLLQLQQSGAPVVNGSDPGSEKETLARYDWYVLPVLNPDGYEYSHEHDRMWSKSRSQVEPRPQGVLSSAFNWWQTGTAADPSKRECYGVDLNRNWAHQPHLRNECSEDFAGSDPFSEPETRALRDFLAAGRRNIRLFVSLHAYGQVLSYPSDKRPKDEVDAPSDIHEMATVALEALSGTGSDVRYRIVPSPGLEGQASGTAAEYARYGAGIRYSYTLTLPDTGTHGFLLPPSNIVATARDAFEIIKGMIDYT; encoded by the exons ATGGTGCTCGTAGTACTACGCGTCGCAACGCTGgcgttgctgatgctgcgtgaTTCCCGAGCAGCGCGTGGGATTTACGTCAACAATAAAAAGCTTGATCCGTTCGAAGTGGACCACATCGGTCTGGCAAGTATCGCACCAGGAGTCACCTCGCCGAGTCAGCCGCCAGCGTACGTCACCAAGAGCGACCTGCTGCGTAAGGATAACTTTACGAGCCCCCAGCACTACTACCAGTACCTGGTGAGCGAACGCCCCTCCAGCTACATCGATCTATGGTGGGGACACAAGAATAAGACACACGTAACGTCACCGGTTTCCATGGCCGCACTGTTACCTGTGCAGGACGCGCTGTTTTCGACCCAGAACAAACGCAACAAGACCGACTCCGTGTACGAGGGCAACTATCAGTCAGCACCACTTCAATCAACAGATCTTGCTCCATCAACTGCGCCGCCGGTCCATAAGGTGAAACGGCCCGTAAGGACGAAGAAGCGGCCATCGAAAACCCGGCCAGGTTCCGTACTAACCCAGCCCGAGTTGACGCCTGAAATGATGGCCTTCCTGAGTCGTTACTACCTATTGAGCTGCACGCTAGTGCCGAAACCAGCGAGCGCGGTACAACCGACGCCAACGGTGGCCGCTCCCTCCATCCAGACCACTACACGCAAAACCAAAATACGACATCTGACAACGCGGCCCAGCACGACGACCACTACCACGACGGTAAAGCCGGCGATCGGAGATTTcaagaagcggaagaagcCTAGCTACGTCTACGTGAATCCACCGGTCATCAAGCGGCTCGGGGGCGTACTGGAGTCGGTGTACACCTTTATGGAGAACGCTCTCACTAGCACCGAGGCAGTGTCGAAGGAGACTCGTGGCGGAGACACGGTGGAACTGAACGTGGGAAGtgcgaaagtgaagcgaaacgCTGCCGTACCCGAGGAACGCGCTGGTTCCACGGAGCAGATATCGCTCGCAGGAGCAATCACTTCAGAAACTCCGTCCTGGAGTACGGTACTCAGTCCGGGTACGCTGGCGGACTCGAAGCGGTTCACGGTTCCGGACCGAGTCACCATCTCGGGGCTTCCGGGGGCCGTGAGCACGGACGGGGGCAAGAACACGATGACCACCAACATCCAGGTGACGAGCGAGTACACGGCGGCTACACCACCGACGGTGCCCTTTCGAAAGCCcgacccggacgacgacgacgacgagagcagTGAGGAGGAATCGGAAGAGGACTACTTCGGAGAATTGACGGGTTTCCAGGACCAGGaggacggcgatgatgacgaggacgacgaggacgaagacgacgacgagagcgaTGAGACTGAAGCTGGACAGCCATCCAGCAACGACAAGGACTACGGGAACGACACCGAGAATCACTCCCAAACTAGTCGACCCGTGCGTCGAAAGCCGACCAAGAAGCGGCACCGTAAGAAGCGTCCAGCATCGAGCGGCAGCTACGAGGACCTGGagtacggcgacgacgacgaggcgaCCTCGTCGGACGAGGATGACGACT ATAGCGATGAGTACTACAGCAACACGGACGAtgactacgacgacgacgacgaggacgacgtaGGTGATGGGAACGGGGCCGGATTCTTCACCGGGATGTTTTCCACGTTTGGTCGCTTCGTGAGTTCGCTCGGGTTCGGGGGGTCCGCTGTTGGAGCCCCCGACGACTACGGTGACTCCGAGGAGGACCGAGCCCACAGCACAACACCTCGCATTTTGGCGGTAACGCGTAAGCGACCGACGCGCAGTACCTCCGGAGAACCGGTAGCCCCGGTTGACAGTCGGAACGGTACCGCCACGGTTCCATCGAcaccctcgtcgtcgtcctggctGTCAATGCCGCTGGTCTACAACCCGTGGAGTCCCGATTTGGACGATACGCCTTCGCCGGACGATTTGGCTCCGTCAGAGCCTACCAcgatcaccaacaccaccccaGGTTCATGGTTCGAGCTGATGATGCCTTGGGATTTTTTCAACCCCTGGCTGCCGGATGTGACGGAGAACGATGTGTCGGAGGAGTCTGTACTACCACCAGCGATGCCTAGTCCATCACCCGTAGCTCCATCGGCGAGCTGGTTCAGTCAACTGCTCGGTGGCGCTGCTATCTCCGCGAAACCACCAAAGCCCGCCACTGGGATCCCAACCCAACTTCCTTCCAGTAGTTACTCGGTGCGGCCGACCAGAAAGGTTTCCTACGCTGGCCACCAGTTGTGGCGCGTGTTCGTGGAAACCGCCGAGCACCGCCAGTACCTGGACGACTTCCGGCGCTCAACGGACGGTCGCCGGCTGCAATGGTGGCTCGGCCCAACGCTGCACGGGCCCACGGATGTGCTGGTGCCGCCGGAGTCACTGCAAACCTTCCGCGAGTACCTCCTGGCCGAAGGCATCCAATTTCGGCCGACCATACAGGATCTGGGACGGGCGATCGCACACGAGAAATCCCGAGTAACGCGGCGCGAGCAGATGGAGCACAGGCTACGGCAGGGTCATTCGCTGACGTGGTACCGCTACCATCGGTACGCCGACATCGTTCAGTTTCTGGACTacctacagcagcagcacccgcagcGGGTCCAGCTACTCCACGTCGGCCGCTCGTACGAAGGGCGGCCCCTGACGGTGGTACGCGTTTCCTCGTCGATCTCCCACGTCCAGGGCGTAGAGCGTCGACGCAAGCGCCGCAAGCCCCAGAAGAAGCGACCGGCCATCTTCATCGAGGCCGGGGCTCACGGTCGCGAGTGGCTTGGTCCAGCAGTTGCGACGTGGTTTCTGAACCACCTTCTACAACTCCAGCAGtccggtgccccggtggtCAATGGGTCTGACCCCGGATCCGAGAAGGAAACCTTGGCCCGGTACGACTGGTACGTGCTGCCGGTACTGAACCCCGATGGCTACGAGTACAGCCACGAGCACGACCGGATGTGGTCCAAGAGTCGCTCGCAGGTGGAGCCCAGACCCCAGGGTGTTCTATCCAGCGC GTTCAACTGGTGGCAGACGGGGACAGCGGCGGACCCCAGCAAGCGGGAGTGCTACGGCGTTGACCTCAACCGTAACTGGGCTCACCAACCTCATCTTCGCAACGAGTGCAGCGAAGACTTTGCGGGAAGCGATCCCTTCTCCGAGCCCGAAACGCGAGCCCTGCGTGACTTCCTCGCTGCCGGGCGTCGTAATATCCGCTTGTTTGTGTCGCTCCACGCATACGGTCAGGTGCTCTCCTATCCGAGTGACAAGCGCCCGAAGGACGAGGTAGACGCTCCGAGTGACATCCACGAGATGGCAACGGTCGCTCTGGAAGCGCTGAGCGGAACTGGCAGTGACGTGCGGTATCGGATTGTGCCGAGCCCCGGGCTAGAGGGCCAGGCTTCGGGCACCGCGGCCGAATACGCACGGTATGGAGCGGGAATCCGGTACAGCTACACGCTGACGCTTCCCGACACCGGTACGCACGGTTTCCTGTTGCCACCGTCCAACATCGTGGCGACCGCCCGGGACGCGTTCGAAATCATCAAGGGCATGATTGACTACACGTAG